A section of the Pseudomonadota bacterium genome encodes:
- a CDS encoding protein-L-isoaspartate(D-aspartate) O-methyltransferase, translated as MDVYDFELARVRMVERQIRARGVGDPRVLDAMRRVPRHEFVPEELRHEAYADHPLPIGAGQTISQPYIVAYMTAALAARPGARVLEIGTGSGYQTAVLCAMGLEPFSVELVAPLLERAASTLSRLGCAARLSLGDGHDGLPREAPFDGILVTAAPRRIPEALVDQLAEGGRICIPVGENAQDLVTAVKRDGALRIIDRIPVRFVPLVSPPVPPLKTSVRAAQEALKPWIR; from the coding sequence ATGGACGTTTACGACTTCGAACTCGCGCGCGTGAGGATGGTGGAGCGGCAGATCCGCGCCCGTGGGGTGGGCGACCCGCGCGTCCTCGACGCGATGCGCCGCGTGCCGCGCCACGAGTTCGTCCCCGAGGAGCTGCGCCACGAGGCGTACGCGGATCACCCGCTGCCGATAGGCGCCGGACAGACGATCAGCCAGCCGTACATCGTCGCGTACATGACCGCGGCGCTCGCGGCCCGGCCGGGCGCCCGCGTCCTCGAGATCGGCACCGGCTCCGGCTACCAGACCGCCGTGCTGTGCGCGATGGGGCTCGAGCCGTTCTCGGTGGAACTCGTGGCGCCGCTGCTGGAGCGCGCCGCGAGCACCTTGTCGCGGCTCGGGTGCGCCGCGCGGCTTTCGCTCGGCGACGGGCACGACGGGCTGCCCCGGGAGGCGCCCTTCGACGGGATCCTTGTCACCGCGGCGCCGCGGAGGATCCCGGAGGCGCTCGTCGATCAGCTCGCAGAGGGAGGCCGGATCTGCATCCCGGTCGGCGAAAACGCACAGGATCTCGTGACCGCCGTCAAGCGCGACGGCGCGCTGCGGATCATCGATCGCATCCCGGTGCGGTTCGTGCCGCTCGTCTCGCCGCCCGTCCCCCCCCTAAAAACTAGCGTTCGCGCCGCCCAGGAGGCACTGAAGCCCTGGATTCGATGA
- a CDS encoding SMP-30/gluconolactonase/LRE family protein yields the protein MNRLEHLARPLLCAFALVAAHAPFAACDETSRGSSSDTDADTNADTDSDSDTDADAGTDAGTDSDADTDSDTESDACDSLPAAPLFVEELSGPVGFKDVVFDTDGFVIGAGPDGDNLFKAATESAAYLFVDGVEAAQGMDVLPGGDLVAATSNYGLVRIDPAGTVTSLVPALHMLYGVMVGPDGMVYCADNTNLYRVDPSDGAYDLIVSGISARGADFSPDHTRLYISSNAADIVTGAGRIYVAELDDELEIIAAPTLFASIPDAGNWLDGIRVDACGNVYVPSYGTHSLYRISEAGEVSTYYSWAEPNRYGHGLKWGSGVGGWDDMSIFLPQPYDGNTVVRLEVGVHYRD from the coding sequence ATGAACCGGCTCGAGCACCTCGCACGCCCCCTCCTCTGCGCGTTCGCGCTCGTCGCGGCGCATGCGCCGTTCGCCGCCTGCGACGAGACCTCGCGCGGCTCCTCGAGCGACACCGACGCCGACACCAACGCCGACACCGACTCGGATTCGGACACCGATGCGGACGCGGGCACCGACGCGGGCACCGACTCCGACGCGGACACCGACTCCGACACCGAGTCCGACGCCTGCGACTCCCTGCCCGCCGCGCCGCTCTTCGTGGAGGAGCTCAGCGGGCCGGTGGGGTTCAAGGACGTCGTGTTCGACACCGACGGCTTCGTCATAGGCGCCGGGCCCGACGGCGACAACCTGTTCAAGGCAGCGACGGAGAGCGCCGCGTACCTCTTCGTGGACGGCGTGGAGGCCGCGCAGGGGATGGACGTGCTGCCGGGCGGCGATCTGGTCGCGGCGACGTCCAACTACGGCCTCGTCCGGATCGACCCCGCCGGGACCGTGACCAGCCTCGTGCCGGCGCTCCACATGCTGTACGGGGTCATGGTGGGCCCGGACGGCATGGTCTACTGCGCCGACAACACGAACCTCTACCGCGTCGACCCCTCGGACGGCGCGTACGACCTGATCGTCTCGGGGATCAGCGCGCGCGGCGCGGACTTCAGCCCGGACCACACGCGGCTCTACATTTCGTCGAACGCGGCGGACATCGTCACCGGCGCGGGCCGGATCTACGTCGCCGAGCTCGACGACGAGCTGGAGATCATCGCCGCGCCCACGCTCTTCGCGAGCATCCCCGACGCGGGGAACTGGCTCGACGGGATCCGCGTCGACGCCTGCGGCAACGTGTACGTGCCCAGTTACGGCACGCACTCGCTGTACCGGATCTCGGAAGCGGGCGAGGTCTCGACCTACTACTCGTGGGCCGAGCCTAACCGGTACGGGCACGGCCTGAAGTGGGGCAGCGGCGTCGGCGGCTGGGACGACATGTCGATCTTCCTGCCGCAGCCGTACGACGGGAACACGGTCGTCCGGCTGGAGGTCGGGGTCCACTACCGCGATTGA